The sequence below is a genomic window from Rudanella lutea DSM 19387.
TCAGTGGCCAGTTGTTCACGAGCAGCTCGGCCGTAATGGCTTCAACGGCTTTCTTGAGGTTCGAGAAAAAAATGGTGTTTGGTTCTCGTTGTCGGAGCGTGTTGAGCGAGCCAATATGCTGCATGGTGATCTCGTAAATCACCTTGGTTTCGATGCGCACGGTTTGGGGATAGTGTTAGTTACATCAGTTGTTTTATGGTAAATTATCAAACTATTTTTCAACTGCAAAATATCTGCGTGCCCCGGTGCGTTTATGATGTATAGATTTTGCAGAAGCCCAGGCCATTCGGTTTGGGCTTTTTTTGTGTGCAGAATTGGCCGTCCGTCTCACTACTGAACATTAGATGTTGGACATTAGACGTTAGACCTCCCTACAGAATGGTAGTAAGTCGAACGTCTAATGTCTGAAGTCCGAATGTCCGGTACTGTAAACGTCCGTGATAAGTAGTATCCAATTCGTAGAGATGCAACCTACTGCGTCTCAGTTAGTACGATGTATGCCTTTACACTCCACAAAAAAGCCCCGATATCTGCGCGATATCGGGGCTTTTGTTATAGGCGGACCTGCTTATTTCTTGTACATCACCGAATCAACGGCCTGCAGGGTTTTCTTCACATTGGGCAGAATCACTTCGATGAGCGTAGGCGCGTACGGAAGCGGCAGGTCGAGGCTGTTCACCCGAACTACCGGCGCATCCAGATAATCGAACGCGTTGCGCTGAATGTTGTAGGTCAGTTCCGACGAGATGGCAGCCAACGGCCACGCTTCTTCTACAATCACACACCGGTTAGTTTTCTTTACCGAGTTGATGATGGTAGCGTAATCAATCGGGCGTACCGAACGCAAATCGATTACCTCGGCCGAAATATTGTTTTTGGCTAATTCTTCGGCAGCCTGGTTGGCCACTTTCATCATTTTGCCAAACGATACGATGGTCACGTCGTTACCTTCGCGCACCACATCGGCTTTGCCAATTGGAATGAGGTACTCTTCTTCGGGTACCTGACCTTTGTCGCCGTACATCAGCTCCGACTCCATGAAAATCACGGGGTCATCGTCGCGGATGGCTGACTTGAGCAGGCCTTTAGCGTCGTAGGGGTTCGACGGAACCACCACTTTCAGGCCCGGTGTATTGGCGTACCAGTTCTCGAAGTTCTGAGAGTGCTGGCTCGACAGCATCCCGGCGTTGCCGGTGGGGCCACGGAATACAATGGGGCATGAGTACTGCCCGCCCGACATCGACATTACTTTGGCCGCGCTGTTGATCACCTGATCGATGGCAACGAGCGAGAAGTTGAACGTCATGAACTCGATAATAGGCCGCAGACCGTTCATACCCGCTCCGACGCCAATACCGGCAAAGCCCAGCTCAGCAATGGGGGTGTCCCATACGCGCTCCGGTCCGAACTCGTCGAGCATACCCTGACTGACTTTGTAGGCACCGTTGTACTCGGCCACCTCTTCGCCCATCAGGAAAACCTTCGGGTCCCGGCGCATTTCTTCGGACATAGCCTCCCGCAGGGCCTCGCGAAACTGTATTTCTCTCATAGTAATTCGAGTGATCTATCCGTTAGGGTTTCTGTACGAGTGGGAAGTCTCCGGGTTCTCACACAAAAACGGCCAAAATTAGACAACAATAGGGGATTGGGCAAATGAGCTACCGGGCAACGACAAGTTTATGCAACAGAGGGATAAGCTTGGACTACGGCAACAGCCTCCTGCATCAAAAAGCCACGCAGACTAAGGTCGGCATCGAGCTGTGGCCAGTGTATACCGGTTACAGACACACTGTAATCAGACAGCTGTGCATCAGTAGCACGCGCAAGAAAAGGATATTCAGATAGCCGGCGGTTAATAATTTTTCGGTTGTTCAAAATCAGGATGAACATGTCGATCTCCCGAAAAAATACAAAGCGGACAATCTGAAGGCTCTGCGCGGCAATAAGCCGGTCGAACTCATCTTCCCGGATGGTAACTGGTTGTTCACTCTCGTCCTGTAGCCATGCTGCCAAACGATTACTCACCGAAGGTGTTGTGCCAGGCGCTGATGAGGGTTGCATAATGCTGGGTGATTAAGGTAACAATATCACGAATTTCACTTCTCTTGAACCCGTGTGAATAGGTCATGTCAATTTCTGGAACGAGTACGAAGCGAGCTTCATTGCCGCCTTTGGTAACATGCACATGGACTAGTTCGTGCTCATTCAGATAGAAGAAAAAGCGATAACCGCGAATCAGCAAAATGGTAGGCATACGGCAAGTTACAATTTCTCCCGCAGGAAATCAGCCGTGTAGTTTTGCCCTTCAGGGAGTTGGGCCATCTCTTCGGGCGTGCCCGCAAAGGTGATATACCCGCCCGTTTCGCCCCCTTCAGGGCCGAGGTCGATGATATGGTCGGCACTTTTGATGACTTCCATGTTGTGCTCAATAATAATCACCGAGTCGCCCTGATCCACCAGGGCGTTGATGGCCTTGAGCAGTTTTCGGATGTCGTGAAAATGCAAACCCGTGGTCGGTTCGTCGAAAATAAACAGGGTGCCGCCTTTGTTGGGGTTGCCCTTGCTCAGAAACGACGCCAGTTTCACCCGCTGAGCCTCACCGCCCGACAGCGTGTTGGCCGATTGCCCAAGCCCTACGTAACCCAGCCCCACCTCTTGCAGGGGTTGTAGCTTGTCGGCCATTTTGGGGTCGGCTTCGCGGAAAAACGTAATGGCTTCATCTACGGTCATGCTCAAAATATCGGCCACGTTTTTGCCGTGCAACATTACTTCGAGCACTTCCTGCTTGAACCGCCGACCGTTGCACCCCTCGCACTTGAGGTAAATGTCGGCCATGAACTGCATCTCTACCTTTACTTCGCCCTCGCCCTGACACACCTCGCAGCGGCCTCCATCGACGTTGAACGAAAACTGACTCGGTTTGTAGCCGCGTGCCTTCGAAATCGGTTGCTCCGACATCACCTGCCGCAGATAATCGTAGGCTTTGATGTAGGTGACGGGGTTTGAGCGGCTCGATTTGCCGATTGGGTTTTGATCGATCATTTCGATGGCCGTGATCTGATCGAGGCTGCCGGTAAGTTCGCTGTAACGGCCGGCCTCTTCGGAGCCTTCACCTTTCAGGCGGGCAAGAGCCGGGTACAGCACTTTGCGGATAAGTGTACTCTTGCCTGAGCCCGACACGCCCGTGACGACCGTCAGGGTGTTGAGCGGAAACCGGGCATCCACGTGCTTGAGGTTGTTTTCATTGGCTCCTTTCAGCTCAATAAAATGCATCCCCTTCCGCCGGAACGTGGGCGTCGCGATGGTTTCGCGGCCCGTCAGGAAGTCGAGAGTGTGGGAATGGAAGGAGCGAGGAGCGAGGAGTGAGGAGTGAGGAGTTGCTTGCGCGAGCTCTATCTCCTCACTCCTCGCTCCTCGCTCCTCGCTCCTTAACGAGCCCTGAAAAACCAAATGCCCTCCACCGGTACCAGCTTCGGGGCCAATGTCGATCAATTGGTCGGCAGCCCGCATCACCTCTTCTTCGTGCTCAACCACGATCACGGTATTACCCATGTCGCGGAGTGATTCGAGTACGCTCACGAGTCGGCGGGTGTCGCGCGGGTGGAGGCCAATGCTCGGTTCGTCGAGAATATACATCGACCCCACCAGCGCCGATCCGAGCGAGGTGGCCAGTTTAATGCGCTGATATTCACCGCCTGATAGCGAATTGGTGAGCCGGTTGAGGGTCAGATAGCCCAGCCCAACGCGCTCCATGTAATCGAGCCTGTTCCGAATTTCGACCAGAATCCGACCGGCTACTTTCTGGGTAGTCTCGGGCAGATCGAGGGTGCGGAAATAAGTCGCCACCTCGCTGATGGGCATCAGTACCAGATCGGTGATAGAGATTTTGCGGCCGTCGCTGCCGGTCAGTTTCACGTAGCTGGCGTCTTTCCGCAAGCGCGAACCCCGGCATTCGGGGCAGGTGGTTTTGCCCCGGTACCGCGAGAGCATCACCCGGTACTGCACCTTGAACGTCTGACTTTCGACCCACACAAAGAAATCGTGCAGTCCCGAAAAGTACGAGTTACCCGTCCAGAGCAAATCTTTTTGCTCCAGCGTGAGATCTTTGAAGGGTCGGTGAATGGGGAAGTCGAACCGAATACCATTGCGCAGCAGGGGTTTCAGGAATTCCTCGCTCATTTTTTCGCTCCGCCAAGGAGCAATAGCCCCCTCGAATACCGACAGGTTTTTGTCGGGCACCACCAGATCAGGGTCAATGCCGAGGACCTTCCCGAAGCCATCGCACCGGCGGCAGGCTCCGTACGGGTTGTTGAACGTGAACAGATTCACGCTCGGCTCTTCAAACGCGATGCCGTCGAGTTCAAACTTGTCCGAAAACAGCTGCGATTCTCCCCGGCTTACTACATCGACGCGGCAGGTGCCGTCGCCCTCGTTGAAAGCCGTCTGGACCGAATCTGAAAACCGGTATTGCGTATCTTCGTCGGGTTGGCCCTTGTCGTCGAGCAACACCGTACCCCGGTCAACCAGCAGTTCGAGCGGGGCTGTGTTAGCGAGTGCGTCGAGTTCGTTGGCGGGGAGTTCGAGCAGGTCTTCAATCTGCCGTACCTGACGGTCGGCCTGGTCGGTTGTGCCGTTGTCGATCACCACGCGGGTGTAGCCTTTCTGCAACAGAATCCGAAGTTCATATTCGAGCGTTCGGCCTTCGTGAATGAGCAGGGGCGTGGTAATCATGACCCGCTCGGTGGGTTGGTCGGGGGGGGCGGCCTGCGCAAAAATATAGTTGACCACATCGGTCACGGTATCCCGGCGCACCGCCCGGCCCGACACCGGCGAGTAGGTGGTACCCGCCCGGGCAAAGAGTAACTTGAGGTAATCGTAAATTTCGGTGCTGGTACCGACTGTAGAGCGGGGGTTGCGCGTCGAGACTTTTTGTTCGATGGCAATGGCCGGCGATACCCCCCGGATATACTCCACTTCGGGTTTTTCCATTCGACCCAAAAACTGGCGGGCGTAGCTGCTCAAACTCTCCACGTACATGCGCTGGCCTTCGGCAAACAGCGTGTCGAACGCGAGCGATGATTTGCCGGAGCCCGAGAGTCCCGTCAGGACCACCAGTTTATTGCGGGGAATGGCAACGTCAACATTTTTCAGGTTGTGTACCTTTGCTCCTTTGATAAGGATATACTGTTTCGGATCGAGGTCGTCAATAGTGACTGCTGGGCCTGTTTCCGCAAGATTCCCGGAGGTTGTGTTCATTCAGAAAGTTAAGCAAACCGTATCTGTAGGCTAACGGTTTTCAACGGAATTAGGTTTCTGGAATTCAATCATTCGTTGGCTTGCCAAAGAGCCGGTATGTTTGGGTAGCTTGTCCGTCGATTCGTTGTTTTTTACCAACCATTCCGCTATGAATTTTGTCGAAGATGATTTGTACCGATTGCTGGTGGCCCTGCTGGTGGGTGGCCTGATCGGGGTAGAGCGCGAATACCACAGCAAGGCTGCGGGGTTTCGGACCATGATCATGATTTGTGTGGGGGCGGCTTTGTTTACGCTAGCTTCGGAACGTATCGGTGACTCCGGCGACCGGATTGCCGCCAATATCGTCAACGGTATCGGCTTTCTGGGCGCGGGTATTGTTTTTAAGGAAGACAACCGGGTGCGAGGGCTCACCACGGCCGCTACCGTTTGGGCGGTGGGGGCTCTGGGCATGTGCATCGGCGGTGGGCATTACGACATCGGGCTGGTGGGGGCTGCGGTGGTGCTGGCAACGCTCTGGCTCATGGTAGGAACCTCCAACTGGATTGGCTCCAAAAATCAGCAGCGCGACTACAAAATCGTGACGACCTTTAAAAACAAAACGCTGCAACACTACGAGCGGCTGTTTGAAGAGTGCGGGCTGGTGCCACGGCGCGGGCGTCAGGAGCGTATTGGTAATGAGATTATCGGACAGTGGCGGGTGTCGGGCCCTGATAAAGCCCACGAAAAGTGTATCAAGCGGCTCTTAAACGATGCCGAAGTAAAGCAGTTTGTGTTCTAAAAAATTTCGGGTGCCCCTTTTTCGTTCTTTCATTTAGTTTGTGGGGTCTCGGCACCCGTGCTGCCCTCAACCGGGCTCACCGGCCGAAACCACCCCGCGAACTGCACACTCTAAACGAACCATGAGACATATTCGTCGTATTTTACTGGCTGTTGCGCTGTTGAGCAGCGGCATGGCTTTCGGGCAAATCACCGAAGACCCCGAAGATCGGGAGCGGGGCAATCAGGGGTACGAGCCCCTCCGTACACAGACACCTGAGGGGCGGCCGTTGCCATTCTGGCAGCGTCTGCGCGTGGGGGGCGGCATTACCGGGTTCCGGTTTGGAAACCCGTTTAGCTTAGGGGCTGCACCGGTGGTCGCGTATCAGGCGTCGGAGAGGTTGGTGCTGGGTATTGGCGGCAGCTACACTTACACGCGTTACAAAGCCATCGACCGGGTTACGGGTCGCACTATTCCGTTTGAGACGTACAATCAGTTTGGTGCGCGCGGATTCGCCATGTTTGAGGCACTGCCCTCGGTTATTCCGAACCTGTATTTGCACGGCGAGGTCGACAACAGTGCCATTCAGGTGATCGATAACATCAATGGCGGTCGGCAAACGGCAAGCGTAACGGCTCCGTTGCTGGGTCTGACGTTTTCGCAGCGGGTGGGCCGACTGGCGGGGGTAAACATTACGGCCCTGTACAATCTGAATTACAACGGGAACCGGCTTAATCAGGCCATTTACGGGAGCCCGTTTGTGTTCCGTATTTCGTTCTTCTAAACAGAGGGCACAACTCCGTTTTGTTCAACCCGGCTGCTGCGGTGGCCGGGTCACCCCCCCCGGCCCCCTCCTGAAATCAGGAGGGGGTGTTCGAAACGTTTACCTTGACTAACAAAAGGGGTAGTATAGTACGCCTACTGTACTGAACATCCGGACTTCAGATATTAGACGTACTGCCATTCTGTAGAGAAGTCTAACGTCTAATGTCCAACATCTAATGTCTAATGTCCAGTCCTGAGATATATGCCTTATAAGTCTGGTAATACTGACCTTTTGTAGGAAGGAACTGAGGGGTACTCTGCCCCCTTTGCTAAGAGATACGCGGGCTTTGTTGGCGGATTGTTAATTTTGGTCCCGAAACGTAGTCCTTCCCCATGCTCTTTAGCTCGGCCATATTTCTTTTTCTGTACCTGCCCACCTTTCTGATTATCTATTACCTGCTGCCTACGCGCTTCAAAAACGCGTTTTTGTTTGCAGCCAGTCTGGTATTTTATGCCTGGGGAGAAGGTATCGTTGTGTTGATTCTGCTCTTGTCGGCCGGGATCAACTTCATAGCTGGTCGACTCATTGAGCAGGGCAAACGGAAGGCTGGTTTGTGGCTTTCGCTGGCGGGGAGCCTGTCATTGCTGTTTTATTACAAGTACAGCAACTTCGCTGTGGAGTCGGTGCGGGGCTTTGCCGAGGCTCTGAGCCTGCCCGGGGCCGGCAATATCGAGCTGGCGGCTATTGCCCTGCCTATCGGCATTAGCTTTTATACGTTTCAGGGTATCTCGTACACGCTCGACATATACTGGGGGCGCATCCGGGCCAACAAGAGCTTTATCAACTACGGTACCTACGTGGCTATGTTTCCGCATCAGATAGCCGGGCCTATTGTGCGCTACGCCGACATTGCCCCCGAACTGGCCGAGCGGCACGTAACGGTCGAGAAATTCGGGGTGGGGGCCGAGCGCTTTATCATTGGTATGGCCAAGAAAATTCTTCTGGCCAACACGTTTGCGAGCCTCGCCGACCAGATTTTCAACGCGCAACTGTCCGACATCAGCACGGCTACGGCCTGGTTGGGTATCGTGGCTTACACTTTCCAGATTTACTTCGACTTTTCGGGCTATTCCGACATGGCTATCGGTCTGGGCAAGATGGTAGGGTTCGATTTTAAAGAAAACTTCAATTACCCCTACATCGCCCGGTCCATTCAGGATTTCTGGCGTCGGTGGCACATTTCGCTGTCGAGCTGGTTTCGCGACTATGTGTATATTCCACTGGGCGGCAACCGGGGCGGGGAGTTTAAAACCTACCGCAACCTCCTGATTGTGTTTTTTGTGACGGGCCTATGGCACGGGGCGAGTCTCAACTTCATTGTCTGGGGGCTGTACCACGGCGTATTTCTGCTGATTGAACGCGCCGGGTTGGGTAAGCGGCTGGAGCGGGCCCCGGCCGTAGTGGGGCATGTGTACACCCTGCTGGTGGTGCTGGTCGGCTGGGTGTTTTTCCGGGCGGTCGACCTGAGCAGTGCCCTGGCGTATCTGGGTAAGATGGCCGGCTTGAGCGCAGGCCCGGCAGCTGTGGCCTATCCGCTCTCGTTTTTTATCAATACCGAAGTGCTGGTATCGCTGGGCCTTGCCGTGGTGCTGGCTACGCCTGTGTACCACCGGTTTCAACGGTTCTGGCAGGGTTTGCCGGCCGTGGCCATTCGGGAGGTGGTGTACTCGCTGGGGCTGTTTGGCCTGTTTATCGCTGCGGTTATGTACTTAGCCGCCGACACCTACAACCCGTTTATTTATTTCCGGTTCTGAGTTGGCAACTGGCTGTTTGGCCATACCTACCTCTGTTTTTCGCCGTCTGACAAACCCGGCATCACGCTATGAACAACCCCCGATTCCGCATACTCGCTTTTGGCTTTGGACTGCTGTTGCTGCTGCCTACCCTCGATCAGCTGCTGGGCTTGTCGGCCCGGTTCGAGAGTACCGAAAACCGCCGGGCCGGTGGGGTGCCCGCTTTTCATTTTCCGCACATCAATAGCTTTGTGCGGCAGTTCGATCAGTATTACAAAGAGAATTTTGGCTGGCGCAACGCCTTGTTTTACGCCTACAGCCGCTGGCAGTACTGGGGGCTGGGTGGGTCGCCCCTGCCCGAAAAAGTAGTGGTGGGCAAAGAAGGCTGGTTTTTCCTGGGCGATAGCTACAACAATGTGGTGAAGCAGCACCGGGGCCTCATGCCGCTCTCGGCCGACTCGGCCCGGCTCATCAGCACGCACCTGCTTCGGCGGCAGGCCGAACTGACCGCGCAGGGCATCCGGCTGTACGTGCTCATTGCCCCCGACTCACACAGTATTTACCCCGAATTTCTGCCCGACCGCGTTGCGTACAAGGCCCCCTCGCGGCTCGATGTCCTCCGCCAAACCCTTGAGCAGCAGGGGCAGGTACCGTTTATCGACCTGCGCGACACTCTGCTGGCGGCCAAAAAGCGGGATGTGGTCTATTACCAGACCGACACACACTGGAATGATTACGGTACGCTGGTAGGGTCAGCCCGGTTGCTGAACCGGATTGGGCCCGATTTTCCGGCCATGAGACCCGTGCAACCGGCCGATTACCAGATTACTAAAATGCGCGGGGGCAGCGGGGATCTGGTTCGGATGATGGCTTTGCAGGACGACATCCGTGACCCGGTATTTTACGAGATTAAAACCGCCCCGGCCATTACGGCGCGCCAAACCGCCGAGGTACCCAATACCGAAACCGGCCCCCGCGCTACGGGGTTTCCGAGTACCCGTTTTGTGGGCCCGAATTCCCGTGCGCCGAAGCTCCTCTTTATTGGCGACTCGTTCAGTCACAGCATGATGCCCCTGCTGGCGGGTTACTTCCGGGAGTCGTATTTTTCCCGCAGTAGTT
It includes:
- a CDS encoding MBOAT family O-acyltransferase; this translates as MLFSSAIFLFLYLPTFLIIYYLLPTRFKNAFLFAASLVFYAWGEGIVVLILLLSAGINFIAGRLIEQGKRKAGLWLSLAGSLSLLFYYKYSNFAVESVRGFAEALSLPGAGNIELAAIALPIGISFYTFQGISYTLDIYWGRIRANKSFINYGTYVAMFPHQIAGPIVRYADIAPELAERHVTVEKFGVGAERFIIGMAKKILLANTFASLADQIFNAQLSDISTATAWLGIVAYTFQIYFDFSGYSDMAIGLGKMVGFDFKENFNYPYIARSIQDFWRRWHISLSSWFRDYVYIPLGGNRGGEFKTYRNLLIVFFVTGLWHGASLNFIVWGLYHGVFLLIERAGLGKRLERAPAVVGHVYTLLVVLVGWVFFRAVDLSSALAYLGKMAGLSAGPAAVAYPLSFFINTEVLVSLGLAVVLATPVYHRFQRFWQGLPAVAIREVVYSLGLFGLFIAAVMYLAADTYNPFIYFRF
- a CDS encoding MgtC/SapB family protein, coding for MNFVEDDLYRLLVALLVGGLIGVEREYHSKAAGFRTMIMICVGAALFTLASERIGDSGDRIAANIVNGIGFLGAGIVFKEDNRVRGLTTAATVWAVGALGMCIGGGHYDIGLVGAAVVLATLWLMVGTSNWIGSKNQQRDYKIVTTFKNKTLQHYERLFEECGLVPRRGRQERIGNEIIGQWRVSGPDKAHEKCIKRLLNDAEVKQFVF
- a CDS encoding pyruvate dehydrogenase complex E1 component subunit beta: MREIQFREALREAMSEEMRRDPKVFLMGEEVAEYNGAYKVSQGMLDEFGPERVWDTPIAELGFAGIGVGAGMNGLRPIIEFMTFNFSLVAIDQVINSAAKVMSMSGGQYSCPIVFRGPTGNAGMLSSQHSQNFENWYANTPGLKVVVPSNPYDAKGLLKSAIRDDDPVIFMESELMYGDKGQVPEEEYLIPIGKADVVREGNDVTIVSFGKMMKVANQAAEELAKNNISAEVIDLRSVRPIDYATIINSVKKTNRCVIVEEAWPLAAISSELTYNIQRNAFDYLDAPVVRVNSLDLPLPYAPTLIEVILPNVKKTLQAVDSVMYKK
- a CDS encoding DUF4160 domain-containing protein, with translation MPTILLIRGYRFFFYLNEHELVHVHVTKGGNEARFVLVPEIDMTYSHGFKRSEIRDIVTLITQHYATLISAWHNTFGE
- a CDS encoding DUF2442 domain-containing protein, whose protein sequence is MQPSSAPGTTPSVSNRLAAWLQDESEQPVTIREDEFDRLIAAQSLQIVRFVFFREIDMFILILNNRKIINRRLSEYPFLARATDAQLSDYSVSVTGIHWPQLDADLSLRGFLMQEAVAVVQAYPSVA
- the uvrA gene encoding excinuclease ABC subunit UvrA, with the translated sequence MNTTSGNLAETGPAVTIDDLDPKQYILIKGAKVHNLKNVDVAIPRNKLVVLTGLSGSGKSSLAFDTLFAEGQRMYVESLSSYARQFLGRMEKPEVEYIRGVSPAIAIEQKVSTRNPRSTVGTSTEIYDYLKLLFARAGTTYSPVSGRAVRRDTVTDVVNYIFAQAAPPDQPTERVMITTPLLIHEGRTLEYELRILLQKGYTRVVIDNGTTDQADRQVRQIEDLLELPANELDALANTAPLELLVDRGTVLLDDKGQPDEDTQYRFSDSVQTAFNEGDGTCRVDVVSRGESQLFSDKFELDGIAFEEPSVNLFTFNNPYGACRRCDGFGKVLGIDPDLVVPDKNLSVFEGAIAPWRSEKMSEEFLKPLLRNGIRFDFPIHRPFKDLTLEQKDLLWTGNSYFSGLHDFFVWVESQTFKVQYRVMLSRYRGKTTCPECRGSRLRKDASYVKLTGSDGRKISITDLVLMPISEVATYFRTLDLPETTQKVAGRILVEIRNRLDYMERVGLGYLTLNRLTNSLSGGEYQRIKLATSLGSALVGSMYILDEPSIGLHPRDTRRLVSVLESLRDMGNTVIVVEHEEEVMRAADQLIDIGPEAGTGGGHLVFQGSLRSEERGARSEEIELAQATPHSSLLAPRSFHSHTLDFLTGRETIATPTFRRKGMHFIELKGANENNLKHVDARFPLNTLTVVTGVSGSGKSTLIRKVLYPALARLKGEGSEEAGRYSELTGSLDQITAIEMIDQNPIGKSSRSNPVTYIKAYDYLRQVMSEQPISKARGYKPSQFSFNVDGGRCEVCQGEGEVKVEMQFMADIYLKCEGCNGRRFKQEVLEVMLHGKNVADILSMTVDEAITFFREADPKMADKLQPLQEVGLGYVGLGQSANTLSGGEAQRVKLASFLSKGNPNKGGTLFIFDEPTTGLHFHDIRKLLKAINALVDQGDSVIIIEHNMEVIKSADHIIDLGPEGGETGGYITFAGTPEEMAQLPEGQNYTADFLREKL
- a CDS encoding alginate O-acetyltransferase AlgX-related protein, giving the protein MNNPRFRILAFGFGLLLLLPTLDQLLGLSARFESTENRRAGGVPAFHFPHINSFVRQFDQYYKENFGWRNALFYAYSRWQYWGLGGSPLPEKVVVGKEGWFFLGDSYNNVVKQHRGLMPLSADSARLISTHLLRRQAELTAQGIRLYVLIAPDSHSIYPEFLPDRVAYKAPSRLDVLRQTLEQQGQVPFIDLRDTLLAAKKRDVVYYQTDTHWNDYGTLVGSARLLNRIGPDFPAMRPVQPADYQITKMRGGSGDLVRMMALQDDIRDPVFYEIKTAPAITARQTAEVPNTETGPRATGFPSTRFVGPNSRAPKLLFIGDSFSHSMMPLLAGYFRESYFSRSSYLSPAVVQQEKPDVVVFQIVERNLGWLAEI